A section of the Macadamia integrifolia cultivar HAES 741 chromosome 9, SCU_Mint_v3, whole genome shotgun sequence genome encodes:
- the LOC122089285 gene encoding UDP-glycosyltransferase 87A2-like, whose protein sequence is MHEFAMGLQTSGVRYLWVARDQALNLQETCGEMGLVIPWCDQLRVLCHSSIGGFMSQCGWNSTLEAIYSGVPMLTFPLLADQHPTSGFIVEDMKIGLRVKEDIGMDNVVGRDKIARIVRRLINGDEGIQMRERAKEIQRSCRKAIEKDGSTYTNLHAFIDELGRRRSPRQ, encoded by the exons ATGCATGAATTTGCAATGGGGTTGCAGACCAGTGGAGTTCGATACTTGTGGGTTGCTCGTGATCAAGCCCTCAACTTGCAGGAAACTTGTGGTGAAATGGGACTAGTAATACCATGGTGTGACCAATTGAGGGTCTTATGCCATTCATCAATAGGAGGGTTCATGTCACAATGTGGATGGAATTCAACACTAGAAGCCATTTACTCAGGGGTGCCAATGCTCACTTTTCCTCTGTTAGCAGACCAACATCCAACCAGCGGGTTTATTGTGGAAGACATGAAAATCGGTTTGAGAGTGAAAGAAGATATTGGAATGGATAACGTGGTTGGGAGAGATAAGATTGCCCGCATTGTGCGAAGGTTGATAAATGGAGATGAAGGAATACAGATGAGGGAAAGAGCTAAAGAAATTCAGAGATCTTGTCGAAAAGCAATAGAGAAGGATGGATCTACTTACACAAACCTCCATGCTTTTATAGATGAACTT GGAAGGCGCAGGAGTCCGAGGCAATAG